One genomic region from Sphingomonas paeninsulae encodes:
- the secE gene encoding preprotein translocase subunit SecE, translating into MARVSPGEFIRQVRAETAKVVWPTTRETMMTTLMVVIMTTVLGLFFLGLDSAFSAIVQQLLKLLD; encoded by the coding sequence GTGGCACGCGTTTCACCAGGTGAATTCATCCGGCAGGTTCGGGCAGAAACGGCGAAAGTCGTATGGCCGACCACGCGCGAAACGATGATGACGACACTTATGGTCGTGATCATGACCACGGTGCTTGGCCTTTTCTTCCTGGGGCTGGACAGCGCATTCTCCGCGATCGTCCAGCAACTGCTGAAGCTCCTGGACTAA
- a CDS encoding putative bifunctional diguanylate cyclase/phosphodiesterase, translating to MSRTNPSSTAPVVPDWRTVLGLTEPNEFDWGRVRAAQVNVTRRLAPLRLAISLLGIAVLIGMFRGHAPSLLLYGWGGLCSTVALLMAHGQLRNRKWQVQTATQSELHRETLWSTLVAVSWGAAPLLFSRYCSPADLLLMWAVCTTLVAATAFGLSVLPLATGFYIVVMTTCLALGMWSIGLTWVAYVAAVFGTLMTLACLSAGRTFIIHASAGLALAEKNEVVSLLLREFDDSGGDWMWQTDASKCLTHVSPRFAFALGMDTEMLDTKPLLQILAGAAWEAGNFSAGLRELAERLKMRESFSDLILPVTIGGEIHWWELSASPRFDERGSFLGFRGVGSDVTAQRRSADKINHMARFDTLTGLPNRLQVTEALGEAMSEADRWRSKCAFMMIDLDRFKAINDTLGHPIGDRLLTRVAERLRGMMTEKELCGRLGGDEFGVVVRDASDPARLNRIAREIIETLSKPYEVDQHTLYIGASVGTAVGPRDGRTVEMLIRSADLALYRSKDQGGGSHNTYEPQLHVHAEERRVLEIALRKALERNEFTVHYQPVVSAEGGTIESFEALLRWNNPELGNVSPARFVPVAEDARLIGPIGEWVLRTACQEAMRWPDHIRVAVNVSAEQLGHPGFVTSVISALSHSRLHAHRLELEVTESVFMREGTGAVAVLDQLLALGVRLALDDFGTGYSSLGYLSKTKFNTIKIDRSFVQGASKNAPEALAIIRAVVAMADSLGMATTAEGVETEQELATVRKLGCRKIQGYLFGRPMPAPEARRLFDVDRAVA from the coding sequence GTGAGCAGAACCAACCCCTCGTCCACCGCGCCCGTCGTTCCCGACTGGCGTACCGTCCTCGGCCTTACTGAGCCGAACGAATTTGATTGGGGCCGCGTGCGCGCCGCTCAGGTCAACGTTACGCGGCGACTGGCGCCGTTGCGACTCGCGATCAGCCTGTTAGGAATTGCGGTTCTGATCGGGATGTTCCGTGGACATGCGCCTTCCCTCCTCCTTTATGGATGGGGTGGGCTGTGTAGCACCGTCGCGCTGTTGATGGCGCATGGTCAGCTTCGCAATCGTAAATGGCAGGTGCAGACCGCCACCCAGAGCGAACTTCATCGCGAGACCTTATGGTCGACCCTTGTCGCGGTCAGTTGGGGTGCGGCACCGCTGCTATTCAGCCGATATTGCAGTCCTGCCGACCTGTTGCTGATGTGGGCAGTCTGTACGACTCTGGTTGCCGCCACCGCATTCGGGCTGTCGGTCCTGCCGCTTGCGACCGGCTTTTACATCGTTGTGATGACGACCTGTCTTGCGCTCGGAATGTGGAGCATCGGCCTGACGTGGGTTGCGTATGTCGCGGCAGTATTCGGTACATTAATGACACTTGCCTGCCTCAGCGCTGGCCGGACGTTTATCATTCATGCCTCTGCTGGACTGGCGCTTGCCGAGAAGAATGAAGTCGTCAGCCTGTTGCTGCGCGAGTTCGATGATTCGGGCGGCGACTGGATGTGGCAAACCGACGCATCGAAATGTCTCACCCATGTTTCGCCGCGATTTGCATTCGCGCTCGGTATGGATACCGAGATGCTGGACACCAAGCCCTTGCTCCAGATTCTTGCTGGTGCGGCATGGGAGGCCGGTAATTTTTCGGCAGGCCTGCGTGAACTAGCAGAGCGGCTGAAGATGCGGGAAAGTTTTTCCGATCTCATCCTGCCCGTTACTATCGGAGGCGAAATTCACTGGTGGGAACTATCAGCTTCACCGCGTTTCGACGAGCGCGGATCGTTCCTCGGGTTCCGGGGCGTTGGGTCCGACGTAACCGCGCAGCGCCGCTCTGCCGACAAGATCAACCATATGGCGCGTTTTGACACGCTGACGGGCCTCCCCAACCGATTGCAGGTTACCGAAGCGCTGGGTGAGGCAATGTCGGAGGCTGATCGCTGGCGCAGTAAATGTGCCTTCATGATGATCGATCTCGACCGCTTTAAGGCGATCAACGATACGCTGGGCCATCCGATCGGCGACCGCTTGCTAACCCGCGTAGCCGAACGGCTCCGTGGTATGATGACCGAAAAGGAATTGTGCGGACGACTGGGTGGCGACGAATTCGGTGTCGTCGTGCGCGACGCCAGCGACCCCGCACGGCTCAACCGCATCGCGCGTGAAATCATCGAAACGCTGTCCAAGCCCTATGAGGTTGACCAGCACACCCTGTATATCGGGGCGAGCGTCGGCACCGCAGTTGGCCCGCGTGATGGGCGCACCGTCGAAATGCTGATCCGCTCGGCCGATCTCGCGCTTTATCGTTCGAAGGATCAGGGCGGCGGCTCGCACAATACTTATGAACCGCAACTCCATGTTCATGCCGAAGAACGGCGCGTGCTCGAAATTGCGCTGCGCAAAGCGCTCGAGCGCAATGAATTTACCGTCCATTATCAGCCGGTCGTCAGCGCCGAAGGGGGCACGATCGAAAGTTTTGAAGCCTTGCTGCGCTGGAATAACCCTGAACTTGGCAATGTCAGTCCGGCGCGCTTCGTGCCGGTTGCTGAGGACGCGCGCCTGATCGGGCCGATCGGCGAGTGGGTGTTGCGCACTGCCTGCCAGGAAGCGATGCGCTGGCCCGACCATATCCGGGTCGCGGTCAACGTGTCGGCTGAACAACTTGGCCATCCAGGGTTTGTGACGTCGGTAATCTCCGCACTTTCGCACAGTCGCCTGCATGCACACCGCCTCGAGCTGGAAGTGACCGAAAGCGTGTTTATGCGCGAAGGTACTGGAGCCGTGGCGGTGCTCGATCAGTTGCTGGCCCTTGGCGTTCGGCTTGCGCTCGACGATTTTGGGACCGGTTATTCTTCGCTTGGCTATCTTTCGAAGACCAAGTTCAACACGATCAAGATCGATCGCAGCTTTGTTCAGGGTGCCTCGAAAAATGCGCCTGAGGCGCTGGCGATCATCCGCGCAGTCGTCGCGATGGCCGACAGTCTTGGAATGGCAACCACTGCCGAGGGCGTTGAAACAGAACAGGAACTCGCAACCGTCCGCAAACTTGGCTGCCGCAAGATCCAGGGTTATTTATTCGGACGGCCCATGCCTGCTCCCGAAGCGCGACGACTGTTCGACGTCGACCGCGCGGTTGCCTGA